Genomic window (Actinomycetota bacterium):
CTCGATGAACGCCCGAGATATGGGCGATCCTTCCAGGCCCTGGCCGTCGATCAGCACGAACAGCCCGGGCGTGGAACCGGCGGCGGCGCCGGCGACGAGGCCGTCGGCGAAGGCGCGCCCCGTGGCGACCCAGATGGTCGTATCGGGCACGCGGCGGCGCTCGGCCTCCCGTGCCACGTCGACGGAGGTCGCGTAGCGGTCCTCGCCCGCCAGTCGCCGAACGGTGCCGGCCCGCGCGTCAATGGCGGCTGCGACGCTCTGAGAGACCGACGCGGGTCCACCGACGATGGTCGCGTCGACGTCGGGGCTCAGCTGTCCCGCGGTCTCCGGCGGCAGCTGGTCCGAACGCACCAGCAGCACCGGTTTGACCTCGGCGGCCGCGAGGCCGGAGGCGCTCAGCGCGTCGGGCCAGCCGCGGTTGGGGTCGGTGTCGATCCCCTGGGCGATGAAGACCTCGTCCGAGTCGGGCAGGTTGAAGGCGATCTGCGCCGCGGTCTCGAAGCGGTTGGCACCCCCGAGCCGCTGGACCCGCACGCCCATCGCGCGCAGGTCGTCAGCGACCTGTTCGGACAGCGCCGCCGGGCCGCCGAGCAGGACGGCGTCACGGGCCTGTAAGCGCTCGACCTCGGTGGCCGTGGCGTCCGAGAGCCCATCACGGTGTGACAGCAGCAGTGGTCCGTCGAGGTGCGACGCGAGCGGAGCACCGGCGAGCGCGTCCGCGTACTCGAACGCGGTGGCGATCGTCACCACGTCCGCCCGCGCCCAGGTCGCCCGCGAGACCGCCGCAGCCGTGGCGATGCGGTCGTCGCCGGCGTGGCGCTCGACGATGCGCGGAGCGTCGAGAGGCTCGGCGGTCGCGGCCTCGGCATCCACGATGCCGTAGCCGTAGGTGACCGTGTAGCTGCCGCGCGCCCCGCTGCCCGGTGTGCGCGCCGTCCGCTTCAGGATGTCGATCGTGTCGCGCGCCGACCGCCCCTGAGCGAGGAGCAGCGCGGCGACACCGGCGAC
Coding sequences:
- a CDS encoding S8 family serine peptidase codes for the protein MTFVAALAVLAGLVPVPAAHAQGDPLRGRQWGLEQVRAPGAWERSTGAGTTIAIVDSGIDLGHPDLVANVVAGVTYSGCADDFDGCGNGDYRSGEEPPFSGHGTHVAGIAAALAGNDVGIAGVAPDARLLSVKVLHREDDQVVGNTAEIAAGIRWATRNGADVINLSLNAGPHSPLISITGGFEPVRDAVSEATAAGVVVVAAAGNDASVVCGEPAFDPQVVCVVATDRFEQRAPYSNLAVQPGFNVVAAPGGLNSPVCEEDIASTYPAGHQSVCELPRDYEYLAGTSMAAPHVAGVAALLLAQGRSARDTIDILKRTARTPGSGARGSYTVTYGYGIVDAEAATAEPLDAPRIVERHAGDDRIATAAAVSRATWARADVVTIATAFEYADALAGAPLASHLDGPLLLSHRDGLSDATATEVERLQARDAVLLGGPAALSEQVADDLRAMGVRVQRLGGANRFETAAQIAFNLPDSDEVFIAQGIDTDPNRGWPDALSASGLAAAEVKPVLLVRSDQLPPETAGQLSPDVDATIVGGPASVSQSVAAAIDARAGTVRRLAGEDRYATSVDVAREAERRRVPDTTIWVATGRAFADGLVAGAAAGSTPGLFVLIDGQGLEGSPISRAFIEEQEGAVRHLRIAGGVAAVTRAVEDHLRDLVGER